One window from the genome of Gadus macrocephalus chromosome 7, ASM3116895v1 encodes:
- the LOC132461285 gene encoding uncharacterized protein LOC132461285, with translation MIIPLTFCNLLCLSNMNISLPDYSSEDDDNRNLPPPPKIPRAPAKKTTIPNSELTTVTALPVAPPLFRFSHAELTSQTTTPPSTSPTSLPVPPQQDFYRLVLQHLRTIEEELKEVKQQVAVNTAMIQRLGGGGVADLGLVEDTNMPLSNAEDLDELERRLISDVDLKNQLVNILAILGGKTTKDAVKRMLGRAFRRSLALQINWTGAAGKIAFKSLNLKSVLHRAVRRVVTTATEEELQKEVSLYLKGAADREGGRKDRQKRVVNGDGEC, from the exons ATGATAATACCCTTAACTTTTTGTAATTTGTTATGTTTGTCAAATATGAACATTTCCCTGCCCGACTACTCCAGTGAAGACGATGACAATCGGAATCTCCCCCCGCCTCCAAAAATCCCAAGAGCaccagcaaaaaaaacaactattcCAAATTCAG AGTTGACCACCGTTACTGCTCTGCCAGTAGCACCACCGCTCTTCCGCTTCAGCCATGCCG AGTTAACAAGTCAGACCACCACTCCTCCGTCAACTTCGCCCACATCTCTGCCAGTACCACCCCAGCAAG aTTTTTACAGACTTGTTCTGCAGCACCTCCGCACAATtgaggaggagctgaaggaggtgaAGCAGCAGGTGGCGGTCAACACAGCAATGATACAGagactaggtggtggtggtgtggcaGATCTCGGCCTTGTGGAAGACACCAACATGCCATTGAGCAATGCCGAGGACCTGGACGAGCTGGAGAGGCGGCTTATATCTGATGTGGACCTAAAAAATCAACTG GTGAACATACTTGCTATTTTGGGAGGGAAAACCACCAAAGACGCAGTGAAGAGGATGCTGGGCCGGGCTTTCAGGAGGTCCCTGGCGCTCCAAATTAATTGGACTGGCGCAGCTGGAAAGATCGCTTTCAAGTCCCTAAACCTGAAGAGTGTGTTGCACA GAGCCGTTCGGAGAGTGGTAACCACAGCCACTGAAGAGGAGCTTCAAAAAGAAGTCTCCCTGTATTTGAAGGGGGcggctgacagggagggagggagaaaagacAGGCAGAAAAGGGTGGTGAATGGGGATGGGGAGTGTTGA
- the LOC132461286 gene encoding uncharacterized protein LOC132461286 yields the protein MWLKIFKAHHFRAVSTEQMSSADQRREYNRIWPRVSRAQKKNTRDGEPNELQNHNDQEMYSDDSPGSGGGCTIEEQLHDDTNIVPETELEQMETSEDSCDGDEDSAVASSFREQLKEWAIDFGEKHNAVDALLKVLKKNGHPELPSTARTLLESTNEVDVETESGMQCVQFDVRGQILEHLKKYPQAVLEKLDSVDISLNVDGLPLFKSNNQSLWPVLCCINLSPKSIFPLSLALVSSKPTSLNFISKTVSKLENVMQNGLEWGDKVIHVQIRCITCDAPAKALVKCIKQYSGYFGCDRCTQKGFWDGRMTYQEVENLTLRTDQSFREVTQLEHHHEGKTSPFSNLSIDMVTSFPVDYMHQCCLGVMKKLLLLWTKGKKETRMSSGQIKEVSVRLEQLKTAIPNNFARKPRGLEHLERWKATEFRQFALYTGKLVLRGVLQDDQFEHFMAFSVAMCMLISPSLVQAHCSYAHELL from the coding sequence ATGTGGCTCAAAATCTTCAAGGCACACCATTTTAGGGCTGTATCCACTGAGCAGATGTCGTCAGCTGATCAGAGGCGAGAATACAACCGGATCTGGCCAAGGGTGTCAAGAGCCCAGAAAAAGAATACACGTGATGGAGAACCAAATGAGCTGCAGAATCACAATGATCAGGAGATGTACAGTGATGATAGCCCTGGGAGTGGAGGTGGATGTACCATTGAAGAGCAGCTGCATGACGATACCAACATTGTCCCTGAGACTGAGTTGGAACAAATGGAGACATCAGAGGATTcctgtgatggtgatgaggacaGTGCAGTTGCCTCTTCTTTTAGGGAGCAACTTAAAGAATGGGCCATTGATTTTGGAGAGAAACACAATGCTGTGGATGCCTTATTGAAGGTCCTGAAAAAAAATGGTCATCCAGAGCTTCCTTCCACTGCAAGAACCTTGTTGGAGAGTACCAATGAAGTGGATGTGGAGACTGAGTCTGGAATGCAGTGTGTTCAGTTTGATGTTAGAGGGCAGATTCTGGAACATCTTAAAAAGTATCCCCAAGCAGTGCTTGAAAAATTAGACAGTGTAGACATCTCCCTGAATGTTGATGGCTTGCCTCTTTTTAAAAGCAACAACCAATCTCTTTGGCCTGTTCTCTGCTGCATCAATTTGTCACCTAAATCTATTTTCCCCCTGTCTCTGGCTTTGGTGTCATCCAAACCAACCTCCCTCAACTTCATCAGCAAAACAGTCAGCAAATTGGAGAACGTGATGCAGAATGGCTTGGAGTGGGGAGACAAGGTGATACATGTCCAGATAAGGTGCATAACTTGTGACGCTCCTGCGAAGGCACTTGTCAAGTGTATCAAGCAGTACTCTGGGTACTTTGGTTGTGACAGGTGTACACAGAAGGGGTTCTGGGATGGACGGATGACCTATCAAGAGGTTGAAAACCTCACACTGAGGACTGACCAATCCTTCAGAGAGGTAACTCAACTGGAACATCACCATGAAGGAAAAACATCACCTTTCTCCAACCTCTCTATTGACATGGTCACATCCTTTCCTGTGGACTATATGCACCAGTGTTGCCTTGGGGTAATGAAGAAGCTTTTGCTTTTGTGGACAAAAGGAAAGAAGGAGACAAGAATGTCCTCAGGGCAGATTAAGGAGGTGAGTGTGAGACTTGAGCAACTGAAGACAGCTATTCCAAACAATTTCGCAAGAAAGCCAAGGGGTTTGGAACATCTTGAGCGTTGGAAGGCCACAGAGTTCCGTCAGTTTGCTCTTTACACTGGCAAGTTAGTCCTGAGGGGAGTTCTTCAAGATGACCAGTTTGAGCATTTCATGGCTTTCAGCGTTGCAATGTGCATGCTAATTTCTCCAAGCCTGGTGCAAGCCCACTGCTCGTATGCACATGAACTGCTCTAA
- the LOC132461163 gene encoding uncharacterized protein LOC132461163, which translates to MSEEKQLRARQYLRSWRSAKQVMNRIAESTASVCVTEHHLADASLSSSPSGVLAPVGDMDNSLDLDESFEDRSALEDDLDDWMDVDPSDDEEEVLGDDLEASDQRPASLASDLASWACQFQVKHNAVDDLLKVLRGHGHTDLPSITRTLLKTPREVRITSKSGMEYVHFPIKDKLQQTLLRYPADQVPDCVDLSFNVDGLPLFKSSGRTMWPILCAVHLKPVSVFPITLTCGGSKPQNLEFLEDMVMDVNNLLSSGLQNMNKTIKFHILCFVCDAPAKAFVKNVKLCTGYYGCDRCVQRGEWYEKVTYQDTEVVARSDDSFRQQTQGEHHHGSTPLLDLPINMISAFPIDYMHQACLGVMKRLLFMWCRGVKGLKMSATQIEEAVRRNKRAETKSCVETGNEDKGRRIIVKPPKKRLLPSFTGKRRFYRK; encoded by the exons ATGAGTGAGGAAAAACAGTTACGGGCAAGGCAGTACCTCCGTTCATGGAGATCTGCTAAACAAGTGATGAATAGGATAGCTGAAAGCACTGCCAGTGTTTGTGTCACAGAACACCATCTGGCTGATGCCAGCTTGTCCAGCAGTCCATCCGGTGTTCTTGCGCCTGTTGGTGACATGGACAACTCCTTGGACTTGGATGAGTCATTTGAGGATCGTTCTGCTTTGGAGGATGACCTCGATGACTGGATGGATGTTGATCCCtctgatgatgaggaagaggttTTAGGGGATGACCTGGAGGCGTCCGACCAGCGTCCGGCATCGCTCGCATCTGACCTCGCTAGCTGGGCTTGCCAGTTTCAGGTGAAACACAACGCTGTTGATGACCTTTTGAAAGTTTTGAGAGGTCACGGACACACTGACCTGCCTTCCATCACCAGGACACTCCTGAAGACACCCAGGGAGGTCAGGATCACTTCAAAGTCTGGTATGGAGTATGTCCATTTTCCTATCAAGGACAAATTGCAACAGACTCTATTGAGATACCCAGCAGACCAGGTCCCTGACTGTGTTGACCTTTCCTTCAACGTAGATGGGCTACCTCTGTTTAAGAGCTCAGGAAGAACAATGTGGCCCATCCTTTGTGCTGTCCATTTAAAACCAGTGTCAGTCTTCCCTATCACCCTGACTTGTGGAGGTTCGAAGCCACAGAATCTGGAATTCCTGGAAGACATGGTGATGGATGTCAACAACCTCCTGTCCAGTGGCCTGCAAAATatgaacaaaacaataaaattcCACATTCTTTGTTTTGTGTGCGATGCTCCTGCAAAGGCCTTTGTGAAGAATGTAAAACTTTGCACAGGCTATTATGGGTGTGACCGGTGTGTGCAGAGGGGTGAGTGGTATGAGAAGGTTACTTACCAAGACACAGAGGTGGTGGCTCGTAGTGACGACTCCTTCCGCCAACAGACACAGGGCGAGCATCATCATGGTAGCACCCCGCTTTTGGATTTACCCATAAACATGATCAGTGCATTTCCCATCGATTACATGCACCAGGCATGCTTGGGTGTAATGAAGAGGCTTCTCTTCATGTGGTGCAGAGGAGTGAAGGGCCTGAAGATGTCGGCAACCCAAATAGAGGAG GCCGTCAGGAGGAACAAGAGGGCGGAGACAAAGTCCTGTGTGGAGACAGGAAATGAGGACAAAGGGAGGCGGATCATCGtcaaaccccccaaaaaaag ATTACTCCCCTCCTTCACCGGCAAGAGACGTTTTTACAGAAAATGA